In Sulfurisphaera javensis, a single genomic region encodes these proteins:
- a CDS encoding CBS domain-containing protein — MIPKELLEEPKVIASYNDRIRDLISKMQENNQWVVPVIREKVVIGIISYNELLRRKVSPESKVINLMTPSNNIVETDDEAKIVAKFFTTKSRALIVVDDKKRLVGIITRESLLSYYLNRGEIPDAKVREIMTTPVITVNSNDSVARARWLMSNNHISKLPVLEEKKLVGIVSTRDIVNRLYSEGGKKKSSILTEEERLMALPVKEIMNYPVITTDGNQSVKQAVETLLKRKISGMPVVEGEIVVGMFSGIDVVNLIAKKFELEMPIEAKLSSDLRQGDTKALIDGILERYLSRLEKLTEVINFKVTFKEVAKSQDKKMYQVTARAVTKIGDFISKESDWDPVTAVRKAVEKLEERVNRELRKIETKGRKPKAEEG, encoded by the coding sequence ATGATACCAAAAGAGCTCTTAGAGGAACCAAAGGTTATTGCATCATATAATGATAGAATAAGGGACCTCATTTCTAAGATGCAAGAAAATAATCAATGGGTTGTTCCAGTAATAAGAGAAAAGGTTGTAATCGGAATAATAAGCTACAATGAGTTATTGAGAAGAAAGGTGAGTCCAGAATCTAAGGTTATTAATCTAATGACTCCTTCTAATAACATAGTAGAAACAGATGATGAAGCAAAGATCGTAGCTAAGTTCTTTACAACTAAATCTAGAGCTTTAATAGTAGTCGATGATAAAAAAAGATTAGTTGGAATAATAACTAGAGAAAGCCTTCTCTCATATTATCTTAATAGGGGAGAAATTCCAGATGCAAAAGTTAGAGAAATTATGACTACTCCAGTAATTACAGTTAACTCAAACGATTCAGTTGCTAGGGCTAGATGGTTAATGAGTAATAATCACATTTCTAAGTTACCAGTATTAGAGGAAAAGAAATTAGTTGGAATAGTTTCTACTAGAGATATCGTAAATAGGTTATATTCAGAAGGGGGTAAGAAGAAATCATCAATATTAACAGAAGAAGAAAGATTGATGGCTTTACCAGTCAAAGAAATAATGAATTATCCAGTTATTACAACTGATGGAAATCAATCAGTAAAGCAAGCAGTTGAAACTTTGTTAAAAAGGAAAATCTCTGGAATGCCAGTCGTTGAAGGAGAAATAGTTGTTGGAATGTTTAGTGGTATAGATGTAGTTAATTTAATAGCTAAGAAATTTGAGTTAGAAATGCCTATAGAAGCAAAACTCAGTAGTGATTTAAGACAAGGAGATACTAAAGCATTAATTGATGGAATATTGGAGAGATATTTATCAAGACTTGAAAAACTTACAGAGGTCATAAACTTTAAAGTAACCTTCAAAGAAGTAGCAAAGAGTCAAGATAAGAAAATGTACCAAGTAACTGCAAGGGCTGTAACTAAAATAGGTGATTTTATAAGTAAAGAGTCTGACTGGGATCCAGTAACTGCTGTTAGAAAAGCAGTAGAAAAGTTAGAAGAAAGAGTAAATAGAGAATTAAGAAAAATTGAAACAAAAGGAAGAAAGCCAAAGGCAGAGGAAGGTTGA
- a CDS encoding 2-oxoacid:ferredoxin oxidoreductase subunit alpha: MRLSWVIGGAQGTGIDTAANIFGNAVAGAGYYIFGNREYYSNIKGRHSYFSLTISDKRVRSNTQKIDILVSFDAETIFQHFLDVNGILIYNKAVEGTKIDTVQSMEPEIAERITNFLIKNNYEPTVKGALDYVKSKNVALIPVNYDEIAKKVADELKIPLSVAERVKNIVGITISYKLLGLDIKYLIDAINDTFKQDLYRKMNEIAVKDSYDLVNSKFNLKPLPKEKRYWLDGNTAVAIGKIYGGVRFQSYYPITPASDESVYIEAHQDVLMEDPLTGDKKKGTIVVVQAEDELAAINMAIGAALTGVRAATATSGPGFSLMVEGLGWAGMNEVPVVITYYIRGGPSTGLPTRTSQSDLIFPMFAGHGEFPKIVIASGDHAEAFKDAIWALNLAEKYQTPVIHLIEKTLANSYSTVTEKELELDKLKAERGKIVESADTTYKRFKITEDGVSPRAPLGKAVMYYTGDEHNEVGHISEDVLNRTLMYEKRMKKLELADKEIPEEERVKIYGDPNAKYLVITWGSPTSVLKDILEESNIDFILLQLRMFSPFPKNLISKLIEGKEKVITVEGNYMAQTAMVIKMYTGKDVSSSILKWNGRPFLMDELEEALLKVIKDGEKRVVVNGGI, from the coding sequence ATGAGACTTAGTTGGGTTATAGGTGGTGCACAGGGAACTGGTATAGATACAGCTGCAAATATTTTTGGAAATGCTGTGGCTGGAGCTGGTTATTATATTTTTGGAAATAGAGAATATTATTCAAATATAAAAGGAAGACATAGCTATTTTTCATTAACGATAAGTGATAAAAGAGTTAGAAGTAATACTCAAAAGATAGATATCCTTGTCTCATTCGATGCTGAAACAATATTTCAACACTTCCTAGATGTAAATGGAATTTTGATTTATAATAAAGCTGTTGAAGGAACAAAAATAGATACAGTTCAGTCAATGGAACCAGAAATAGCAGAAAGAATTACAAACTTCTTAATCAAAAATAATTATGAGCCAACAGTTAAAGGAGCATTAGATTATGTGAAGAGTAAGAACGTTGCGCTTATACCAGTTAATTATGATGAAATTGCTAAAAAGGTAGCAGATGAATTAAAAATTCCACTTTCAGTAGCTGAAAGAGTAAAGAATATTGTTGGAATAACAATTTCTTACAAGCTTTTAGGCTTAGACATTAAATACTTAATAGACGCGATAAATGATACATTTAAGCAAGATCTTTATAGAAAAATGAATGAGATAGCCGTAAAAGATTCATATGATTTGGTTAATTCTAAATTTAATTTAAAGCCTTTACCTAAAGAGAAAAGATATTGGCTAGATGGAAACACCGCTGTAGCAATTGGTAAAATATATGGTGGTGTTAGGTTTCAATCATATTATCCAATAACTCCAGCTTCGGATGAAAGCGTTTACATCGAAGCTCATCAAGACGTCCTTATGGAAGATCCTTTAACTGGTGATAAAAAGAAAGGTACTATAGTAGTAGTTCAAGCTGAAGATGAATTAGCAGCAATTAATATGGCCATTGGGGCAGCTTTAACTGGAGTTAGGGCAGCAACAGCAACTTCTGGTCCAGGGTTTTCACTTATGGTTGAGGGATTAGGCTGGGCTGGAATGAACGAAGTTCCTGTTGTTATCACATATTATATTAGAGGAGGACCTTCAACTGGATTACCAACTAGAACTAGTCAATCGGATTTAATCTTCCCAATGTTTGCTGGACACGGTGAATTTCCGAAAATAGTAATAGCCTCCGGAGATCATGCTGAAGCATTTAAGGATGCTATATGGGCCTTAAATCTCGCAGAAAAATATCAAACACCAGTTATTCATTTAATAGAGAAAACTTTAGCTAATTCTTATTCAACTGTTACAGAAAAAGAGCTAGAATTAGATAAGTTAAAGGCAGAGAGGGGGAAGATAGTAGAGTCTGCAGATACCACATATAAAAGATTTAAAATAACAGAAGATGGAGTCTCACCTAGAGCACCGTTAGGAAAGGCAGTAATGTACTATACTGGCGATGAGCATAATGAAGTGGGTCACATATCAGAAGATGTATTAAATAGAACTTTAATGTACGAGAAAAGAATGAAAAAGTTAGAATTAGCTGACAAAGAAATACCAGAAGAAGAAAGAGTTAAGATTTATGGAGATCCCAACGCTAAATATTTAGTTATTACTTGGGGATCTCCAACTAGCGTTTTAAAGGATATCCTTGAAGAGTCTAACATAGACTTTATATTATTACAGTTAAGGATGTTCTCTCCATTTCCTAAGAACTTAATAAGCAAATTAATCGAAGGAAAAGAGAAAGTAATAACAGTTGAAGGTAATTATATGGCTCAAACTGCTATGGTAATAAAAATGTATACTGGAAAAGATGTATCAAGTTCAATTTTGAAATGGAACGGAAGACCTTTCTTAATGGATGAATTAGAAGAGGCCTTACTTAAGGTTATAAAAGATGGTGAAAAGAGAGTGGTTGTAAATGGCGGCATTTAA
- a CDS encoding (Fe-S)-binding protein: MGLEEELQKCVHCGFCLEACPTYVVTRSEIHSPRGRITAVKLGINSEGIETCMYCRRCELACPSGVVYSEIITRVRRPNTVQKVMLNILERPSLLPYFVKGEFAKKIPIKPEKPLEHKDVNEEIVLFPGCIMSVFFRSTVEKALQYLKNLGYRVKIYNGCCGLAHKNVGEINRSKELIEKLRKEFKGKTVVSLSSNCTAHMKENNLEVYDFAEFLVKFNLPLPKVNTKLTVHDPCHANLLGLTKYTREALSRMGIEIRESEEPSFECGAGGDYFIFHEEIASKVMEVKKEKTLKSGLNTVVSTNPSCSLAFLKMGLKPLHIADLL, translated from the coding sequence ATGGGATTAGAAGAAGAATTGCAAAAATGTGTTCATTGCGGATTTTGTTTAGAGGCTTGTCCAACTTATGTAGTGACAAGGTCTGAGATTCACTCACCAAGAGGTAGAATAACAGCTGTTAAACTGGGAATTAACAGTGAGGGAATAGAAACATGCATGTATTGTAGAAGATGTGAATTAGCTTGTCCTAGTGGTGTAGTCTACTCAGAGATAATAACGAGAGTTAGGAGACCTAATACGGTTCAAAAGGTCATGTTAAATATTCTTGAAAGGCCTAGTCTGTTACCTTATTTCGTCAAAGGAGAATTTGCTAAAAAGATTCCAATAAAACCAGAAAAGCCCTTAGAGCACAAAGATGTTAATGAGGAAATAGTTTTATTCCCAGGATGCATAATGTCAGTATTCTTTAGAAGCACTGTGGAAAAAGCATTGCAGTATCTGAAGAATCTAGGGTACAGAGTGAAGATTTATAATGGTTGTTGTGGCTTAGCCCACAAAAATGTAGGAGAAATTAATAGAAGTAAGGAGTTAATAGAAAAATTGAGAAAAGAGTTTAAAGGAAAAACTGTAGTTTCTCTATCTTCAAATTGTACTGCACATATGAAAGAAAACAATCTTGAGGTTTATGACTTTGCGGAATTTTTAGTCAAATTCAACTTACCTTTACCAAAAGTAAATACAAAACTTACAGTTCATGATCCTTGTCATGCAAACTTACTTGGATTAACTAAGTATACTAGAGAGGCTCTCTCTAGAATGGGCATTGAAATAAGAGAGTCTGAAGAACCCTCTTTTGAATGTGGAGCTGGAGGAGATTATTTCATTTTCCATGAGGAGATTGCTAGTAAAGTTATGGAAGTGAAAAAGGAGAAGACTCTAAAAAGTGGACTGAATACAGTAGTATCTACTAATCCTAGTTGCTCTTTAGCATTTCTTAAAATGGGATTAAAGCCTTTACATATTGCAGATCTCTTATAA
- the nucS gene encoding endonuclease NucS: protein MALVLTNPNFDETYNFLANNVYKKLVTVFADCEIQYSGRATSYASLASRLIIIKVDGSVIVHEHTKREPINWQPPGSIISIRKESGVVGIESIRKRPKERLYIILRRVYYLTSAEVNSGEFNLKGTEKDLVEIVLEKPNLVEDGFKPLQREYRTPYGIVDLLGYDKIGRPFVLEFKRSKATLQAVSQLYRYYMFFIEQYGNARGALVSPGISEKALNLLNKLGLEYIDANRILNSITNSSKPIINLSNIKGN, encoded by the coding sequence ATGGCTTTAGTATTAACTAATCCTAATTTCGATGAAACATATAATTTTCTAGCTAATAATGTTTATAAAAAGTTAGTAACAGTGTTTGCTGATTGTGAAATTCAGTATTCTGGCAGAGCTACTTCTTATGCCTCTTTGGCTTCTAGGCTGATCATTATAAAAGTTGATGGTAGTGTTATTGTTCATGAACACACTAAGAGAGAGCCAATAAATTGGCAACCTCCAGGGAGTATAATTAGTATTAGAAAAGAGTCTGGAGTAGTAGGAATAGAGTCTATACGCAAGAGACCAAAAGAGAGACTTTACATTATTCTGAGAAGAGTTTACTATCTAACTTCTGCGGAAGTAAATAGCGGTGAATTTAATCTAAAAGGAACTGAAAAAGATCTAGTAGAAATAGTACTAGAGAAACCTAACTTAGTAGAAGATGGTTTCAAACCATTACAGAGAGAGTATAGAACTCCATATGGTATTGTTGATCTATTAGGATATGATAAAATCGGTAGACCCTTTGTTTTAGAGTTTAAGAGAAGTAAGGCAACTCTCCAAGCGGTTTCTCAGCTTTATCGTTATTACATGTTCTTTATAGAACAATACGGGAATGCTAGAGGTGCATTAGTTTCCCCAGGAATATCTGAGAAAGCTTTAAATCTCCTTAATAAACTGGGATTAGAGTACATTGATGCTAATAGAATTCTTAATTCTATTACCAATTCTAGCAAACCTATTATTAATTTATCAAACATTAAAGGAAATTGA
- a CDS encoding glycosyltransferase family 2 protein, producing the protein MLIEFLILLPILANLLLIYQTLKEIELRKISGNFMGFASVIIPIKGLDVNLEDNVLSLLNQDYPAYEVIYVVDSYEDICVPILRKYNVKIIKTEDVCSLCSGKIRAQLTGLKYAKGEIIVFGDSDTWYPKYWLRELVKPLSNFVATTVFSWPKPYKLTLKNFIRAGFWTFGFESQAVGGTFLWGGSMAFRRDFFDDYVISELSKNWCDDCTLTRIAKERGKIGFVINAMPLNIFDENDLINWSKRQMITVYLYSRRGFYAFILIAIFMLFFLILSFFSLVFITPLITWIIKNIIRGFKTGYAIIPSLASVVAIFYTLLLTPFTLKQKYIIWRGNKYKV; encoded by the coding sequence ATGCTAATAGAATTCTTAATTCTATTACCAATTCTAGCAAACCTATTATTAATTTATCAAACATTAAAGGAAATTGAGCTTCGCAAGATAAGTGGAAACTTTATGGGTTTTGCCTCAGTTATTATACCTATAAAGGGGCTTGACGTAAATTTAGAGGATAACGTATTATCTTTGCTTAATCAAGATTATCCAGCGTATGAGGTAATCTATGTCGTTGATAGTTATGAAGATATATGTGTACCAATATTACGTAAATATAATGTAAAAATAATAAAAACAGAAGATGTTTGTTCATTATGTAGTGGTAAGATAAGGGCTCAATTAACTGGATTAAAATATGCTAAAGGTGAAATAATAGTATTTGGTGATTCTGACACTTGGTATCCTAAGTATTGGCTTAGAGAGTTAGTAAAACCTCTATCAAATTTTGTTGCTACTACAGTTTTTTCTTGGCCAAAACCGTATAAGCTTACTCTGAAAAATTTTATAAGGGCTGGATTTTGGACTTTTGGTTTTGAATCTCAAGCAGTAGGTGGTACTTTTCTTTGGGGAGGAAGCATGGCTTTTAGAAGGGATTTCTTTGACGATTATGTGATTAGTGAACTTAGTAAGAACTGGTGCGATGATTGTACTTTAACTAGAATTGCAAAAGAGAGAGGTAAGATTGGATTTGTTATTAACGCTATGCCATTAAATATTTTTGACGAAAATGATTTGATTAATTGGTCTAAAAGGCAAATGATAACCGTTTATTTATACTCTAGGCGAGGATTTTACGCTTTCATTTTGATTGCTATTTTCATGTTATTTTTTCTAATTCTCTCGTTCTTTTCTTTAGTTTTTATAACACCTCTTATAACATGGATTATAAAGAATATAATAAGGGGTTTTAAAACTGGTTATGCGATAATTCCAAGCTTAGCTTCAGTTGTTGCAATATTTTATACCCTTTTACTTACTCCCTTTACTTTAAAACAAAAATATATAATTTGGCGAGGAAATAAATATAAAGTGTGA
- a CDS encoding FAD-binding oxidoreductase, translated as MLIHNVYCKEVYEPYSYEEIVELVKKANEEKIKVHPIGLGNNHIGKKIVADICISTSKLNKIIEISKSDLYVTAQAGVSVDLLQKTVAEYDLFLPFIYSGTLGGLASTNKPSIFSLLYPYPKDFILGAKIITGKGEIIRSGSRTTKFSSGYKIWKVLSGSLGSLGVYTELTFRLLPKPEEIKYTEVEDPLKYISLRPWGITSIVRDGKITNYLIFGSFSTFFDRISREFSFTFYDGIPESKLDCEKIFGIVTSRGEEIEVLKRFSNGIAYVGAGYVRVCEKKALELRNEGYNVIIEKGCEASEDCFGFKYLTFDMLKMALDPNNVFA; from the coding sequence TTGCTTATACATAATGTTTACTGTAAAGAAGTCTATGAGCCTTACTCTTATGAGGAAATAGTAGAATTAGTAAAAAAAGCTAATGAGGAAAAAATTAAGGTTCATCCTATAGGTTTAGGAAATAATCATATAGGCAAAAAGATAGTAGCTGATATTTGCATTTCTACCTCTAAGCTAAATAAAATAATAGAGATATCTAAATCAGATTTATATGTTACAGCACAGGCTGGAGTAAGTGTTGATTTACTTCAAAAAACTGTAGCAGAGTACGATTTATTTCTACCATTTATTTACTCTGGTACTTTAGGTGGTTTAGCTTCTACTAATAAACCCTCTATTTTTTCTTTACTTTATCCTTATCCTAAAGATTTTATTTTAGGAGCAAAAATCATAACTGGAAAAGGAGAAATAATAAGAAGTGGAAGTAGAACTACTAAATTCTCCAGCGGATATAAGATATGGAAAGTTTTGTCTGGTAGTTTAGGTAGTTTAGGAGTGTACACCGAATTAACCTTTCGTCTTCTGCCTAAGCCAGAAGAAATAAAATATACAGAAGTTGAAGACCCACTTAAATATATCTCATTAAGACCATGGGGGATTACTTCAATTGTCAGAGACGGTAAAATTACAAATTATCTTATATTTGGAAGTTTTAGTACTTTCTTTGATAGAATATCTAGAGAATTCTCATTTACTTTTTATGATGGAATACCAGAAAGTAAATTAGATTGCGAGAAAATTTTTGGGATTGTAACGTCTAGGGGAGAAGAAATTGAAGTCCTTAAAAGATTTAGTAATGGTATAGCGTATGTAGGGGCAGGTTATGTTAGAGTTTGTGAGAAAAAAGCTTTAGAATTGAGAAATGAAGGATATAATGTTATAATCGAGAAAGGATGTGAAGCTAGTGAGGATTGCTTTGGATTTAAATATTTAACATTTGATATGCTAAAAATGGCATTAGATCCAAATAATGTATTTGCATGA
- a CDS encoding FAD-binding oxidoreductase has translation MLKKLKEIVGDNWVITSDEKRLYGFDGLTAIKKEPKAVILPGNEEEAIKVIRELIRNKEKIIIRGSGTSLSGATVPIEGDEYIVSLTRLNKIYSQKGLEIEVGPGIVNAMVTKNAPPHLFYAPDPASFQVSSIGGNISHDSGGIHVVKYGPTFNSVISIKVILPNGEVEEFSPSPYFNLSSIFIGAEGTLGGVLRARLRLFPKPKVKKTVVGIFNSIKDSANTIVDIFRQGVIPSALELMDRNAIRAIEKSRYKAGLPDVEAILLIELDGHEEQVKEEENRVKTAIANNDGEEITTTDDSRFWNARKGAFPAMGSISPAYITLDCNVLRSDLPDVLEKISQIAEKYKVYIANVFHAGDGNLHPLISYYPDDFESFLRAVKASDEIEKYVIEKGGVPSGEHGIGIEKIKYLSVYYNETELNVLKRIKRTFDPDNLFNPCKMFGGCKEESRELKVLWEWD, from the coding sequence ATGTTAAAAAAGTTAAAAGAGATCGTTGGCGATAATTGGGTTATTACAAGTGATGAAAAAAGGCTTTATGGCTTTGATGGTTTAACTGCTATTAAGAAAGAGCCAAAAGCTGTTATTTTACCTGGTAACGAGGAAGAAGCAATTAAAGTTATTAGAGAATTAATTCGAAACAAGGAGAAAATCATTATAAGAGGGTCTGGAACAAGTTTAAGTGGGGCAACTGTTCCAATTGAAGGAGATGAGTACATAGTTTCGCTTACTAGATTAAATAAAATCTATTCTCAAAAAGGATTAGAAATAGAAGTAGGCCCTGGAATTGTAAACGCTATGGTTACAAAAAATGCCCCTCCTCATCTTTTTTATGCACCCGATCCAGCAAGTTTTCAAGTCTCTAGTATAGGCGGAAATATCTCTCATGACTCTGGAGGAATCCATGTAGTAAAATATGGTCCTACTTTTAACAGTGTTATATCCATTAAGGTTATCTTACCTAATGGTGAAGTTGAGGAGTTTTCTCCCTCCCCTTATTTCAACTTATCGAGTATATTCATTGGAGCAGAAGGAACATTAGGTGGAGTATTAAGGGCTAGATTAAGACTTTTCCCTAAACCTAAAGTTAAGAAAACCGTAGTTGGGATTTTTAATAGTATTAAGGATTCTGCTAATACAATAGTTGACATTTTTAGACAAGGTGTTATTCCTTCCGCACTTGAATTAATGGATAGAAATGCTATAAGAGCTATTGAGAAAAGCAGATATAAAGCTGGATTACCAGATGTAGAGGCAATCCTATTAATAGAACTTGATGGTCATGAAGAACAAGTCAAAGAGGAAGAGAATAGAGTGAAGACTGCAATAGCTAATAATGATGGGGAAGAAATTACAACTACTGATGACTCTAGATTCTGGAATGCAAGAAAAGGAGCTTTTCCAGCCATGGGCTCAATTTCTCCAGCTTACATAACCTTAGATTGCAATGTATTGAGAAGTGATTTGCCAGATGTATTAGAAAAAATATCTCAGATAGCAGAAAAGTATAAAGTTTATATAGCTAACGTTTTCCATGCTGGAGACGGAAACTTACATCCTTTAATCTCTTATTATCCGGATGACTTTGAAAGCTTTCTCAGAGCAGTTAAAGCTAGTGACGAAATCGAGAAATATGTTATTGAAAAAGGCGGAGTTCCTTCTGGGGAACACGGAATAGGAATTGAAAAAATAAAATATTTAAGCGTATATTATAACGAGACTGAACTAAATGTACTTAAAAGAATTAAGAGAACATTCGACCCTGATAATTTATTTAATCCTTGTAAAATGTTTGGTGGATGTAAAGAAGAGTCTAGAGAACTAAAGGTGCTGTGGGAATGGGATTAG
- a CDS encoding ParA family protein, translating into MIVTVINQKGGVGKTTTSVNLAYSLSKFKNVALIDLDPEGGATVSFGMKREKRELKLGEKSVNIFNVEVFPAHIGLLRLELNGDVESIVQGLKKVSESFDVLVIDTPPNLGTLSVSAMISADKIISPITPQPLAIEAAKNLDSRLASLKKQAIAFTNMSKKAMKIEFSSVKSVELTVPPSKLFYEASRLGVPAVRYEEFRVKKPKFSPIFEELSKLVLES; encoded by the coding sequence ATGATAGTTACAGTAATTAATCAGAAAGGTGGTGTAGGAAAAACTACCACTTCAGTTAATTTAGCTTATAGTCTTAGTAAATTTAAAAATGTAGCCTTAATAGATTTGGATCCAGAAGGAGGTGCGACTGTTTCTTTTGGAATGAAAAGAGAAAAGAGAGAACTGAAATTGGGAGAAAAGAGCGTAAATATTTTTAACGTTGAAGTCTTTCCAGCCCATATAGGACTCCTCAGATTAGAACTAAATGGAGACGTAGAATCAATAGTTCAAGGACTGAAGAAAGTCTCTGAAAGTTTTGATGTTCTAGTTATTGACACTCCACCCAATTTAGGTACTTTGTCCGTTTCAGCAATGATATCAGCTGATAAAATAATCTCACCAATAACACCACAACCTTTAGCTATTGAAGCAGCAAAGAATTTAGACTCTAGACTAGCAAGTCTAAAGAAACAAGCAATTGCTTTTACTAACATGTCGAAGAAAGCAATGAAGATTGAATTCTCTTCAGTAAAGAGTGTAGAGTTAACAGTTCCTCCATCTAAGCTATTCTATGAAGCATCTAGACTTGGAGTTCCAGCAGTAAGATATGAAGAGTTCAGAGTGAAGAAACCCAAGTTTTCTCCAATATTTGAGGAACTTTCAAAACTGGTGCTAGAAAGTTGA
- a CDS encoding carbon-nitrogen hydrolase family protein has product MKIGIVQPSNIANSLFLTEESLKNGAEIVLLPEKWVKTLDELPLQSFQQLAKKYTAYIIPGAVEDGVSIISPIIDPNGNIKSIAKKIHLFGDEKNRLISGSSATIFKYRGVKIGISICYDIDFPEIIREMFLRGVEILLVPSKIPVDGIDLWREYLKVRVLENRIAIVNSNTFSPPEYLGMSIAYIPALRGRFIEPKPVGELGDKEGYIVVDINPLSYMNFRIERLKEYRQFDVNELD; this is encoded by the coding sequence TTGAAGATTGGTATTGTACAACCATCAAATATAGCTAATTCATTATTTCTCACTGAAGAGTCTCTAAAGAATGGCGCTGAAATAGTACTGTTACCGGAAAAATGGGTAAAAACCCTTGATGAATTACCTTTACAGAGTTTCCAACAATTAGCTAAGAAGTACACTGCATATATTATACCTGGAGCTGTTGAAGATGGCGTGTCAATAATTTCTCCAATAATAGACCCAAACGGTAACATTAAATCTATAGCAAAGAAAATTCATCTATTTGGAGATGAGAAAAACAGATTAATTTCTGGAAGTTCTGCAACTATTTTTAAATATAGAGGAGTTAAGATAGGAATATCTATTTGTTATGACATAGATTTCCCAGAAATCATAAGAGAAATGTTTCTTAGAGGTGTTGAAATTTTGTTAGTTCCTTCTAAAATACCCGTAGATGGAATAGATTTATGGAGAGAGTATTTAAAAGTTAGAGTATTAGAAAATAGGATTGCTATTGTTAACTCAAACACTTTTTCTCCCCCAGAATATCTGGGAATGAGTATTGCTTATATCCCAGCTTTAAGAGGCAGATTTATTGAACCAAAACCCGTAGGTGAGTTAGGAGATAAGGAAGGATATATCGTTGTAGATATTAATCCTCTTTCTTATATGAATTTTAGAATTGAGAGGTTAAAAGAATATAGGCAATTCGACGTTAATGAACTGGATTAA
- a CDS encoding 2-oxoacid:ferredoxin oxidoreductase subunit beta, with amino-acid sequence MAAFKPEWNDWCPGCGNFGILNAEQQAIIELGIDPKSVVIVSGIGCSGKIPHFFRIPVSGVHTLHGRAIAFATGIKLSNPELTVIVNGGDGDLLGIGAGHFVAVGRRNIDMVVILHDNGVYGLTKGQASPTLKRGEKPKSLPRPNINDAVNPIALAISSGYTFVARGYAYDVKHLKELIKMAVKHKGLAFIDVLQPCPTYNDINTKEWYDKRIYKLDTLPDWDPVVKKPEDISEKIKKAIDKSLEWGDKIPIGIFYQNETVPSYEERIKANSPAYLDNPPAKQIIEKEGKLTTILDPLLKEREVD; translated from the coding sequence ATGGCGGCATTTAAACCTGAATGGAATGATTGGTGCCCAGGCTGTGGAAACTTTGGAATACTAAATGCTGAACAACAAGCTATAATAGAACTTGGAATAGATCCTAAGTCAGTAGTCATAGTATCTGGCATTGGTTGTTCTGGTAAAATACCACACTTCTTTAGGATTCCAGTCTCTGGAGTTCATACTCTACACGGAAGAGCAATAGCTTTCGCTACTGGAATTAAACTATCTAACCCAGAACTTACGGTAATTGTTAATGGAGGAGATGGAGACCTACTAGGTATTGGAGCTGGACATTTTGTGGCTGTAGGTAGAAGAAATATTGATATGGTAGTTATTCTTCATGATAATGGAGTTTATGGGTTAACAAAAGGTCAAGCATCTCCTACGCTTAAGAGAGGAGAAAAACCAAAGTCTTTACCAAGACCTAATATCAACGATGCAGTTAACCCGATAGCATTAGCAATATCCTCTGGGTATACATTTGTTGCTAGAGGATATGCATATGACGTTAAGCATTTAAAGGAATTAATTAAAATGGCCGTAAAACATAAGGGGTTGGCATTTATTGATGTCCTTCAGCCATGCCCAACTTATAATGATATAAACACTAAAGAATGGTACGATAAGAGAATTTATAAATTAGACACGTTACCAGATTGGGATCCAGTTGTTAAAAAGCCAGAAGACATTAGCGAAAAGATAAAGAAAGCTATTGATAAAAGCTTAGAATGGGGAGATAAAATACCAATAGGAATTTTCTACCAGAATGAGACCGTTCCTAGCTATGAGGAACGTATAAAAGCTAATTCTCCAGCATACCTTGATAATCCACCAGCAAAACAAATAATTGAAAAAGAAGGAAAACTAACTACTATACTAGACCCTTTATTGAAAGAAAGAGAAGTTGACTAA